Genomic segment of uncultured Tolumonas sp.:
CGATCTTCGGGCTAATTTCCCTCGCTTTACTCAAGAAGCAATGAAAGCAAACATGCCCGTAGTTGATATACTTCGAGCTATCGCTGCTCGTAAAAATGCAACCCCAGTTCAGGTTGCTTTAGCATGGCTATTAGCACAGAAACCTTGGATTGTACCAATTCCTGGTATGGATAAGATTGAGTATATTTCTGATAATATTAAATCAGTTGAGCTTGAATTAACATCAGCTGACCTGCAAGAAATAGATAAACGTCTATCTGAAATTGACATTCAGGGCTCTCGACTGGATGAAGGCCTGTTGTCATTATCAGAATAATTACTTATTGAGGGTTGATTTCAGCCCTTAATTTTCATTCTTACCAAAATCAGGGCTTTTATATGGAAAATGAAAAAGAAGAGATCATTAAAACAATATCTATTTATCATGAAAGCATGGTTAATCAAGATATTGAAACATTAAGTGAAATTTTGAGTAGCGACTATTATTTAGTTCATATTACTGGCTATGTGCAACCTAAGAATGAATGGTTTCAAGTAATGAAAGCAAGAACTTTTGACTATCATAACATCAATATCCAGGACTTAAATATTGAAGTTGCTGATAGTAAGTCAACAGCGACTGTGACAGGTGATGGTATTTTTAAGGCAACTATTTATGGAATGGATCGCCCTTGGTATTTATGTTTTACTCTGCACTTAAACAAAAGAGATAATAAGTGGACAATTTCTTACGCTGAGTATTCAAACTAAAAAAGAGAGACTGTTGTGTCTCTCTTTTTTATTGATTAATCTCTTACAAAACTACTCATCCATTTCACAATTTCCGGATCTCGGTGTGAAAAGAATGAACTTTCTTTTTTATCTATCGCCTTTAACAAATCCATATCTGATTCTGAAATTTCGAAATCGAATACATCAAAATTTTCTGCCATTCTTACACGTTTTGATGATTTAGGGATCACAACTATGTCGCGTTGAATTAATGAGCGCAACACCACCTGCGCAACTGTTTTCTGATATTTACTTGCCAATGAAGCAATTATGTCATTTTCAAATAAATTGTTTTTACCTTCAGCGAAGGGCGCCCATGCCTCTGCCTGAACACCATTCGCTTTCATATAATTTACATCATCAAAGCGTTGATGAAATGGATGAATTTCAATTTGGTTAACGGCCGGAGGGATCTCATTGTAAACCATTAAATCGACTAATCGATCCATCTGGAAGTTACTGACACCAATTGCTTTAATTCTTCCTTCTTTATACAGTTTTTCCATTGCTCGCCATGAACCATACACGTCATTAAATGGCTGATGGATTAGATATAAATCAAGATAATCCAATTGTAACTTCTCTAAGGATTTATCAAAGGCTCTTAGTGTATTTTCATAGCCGGTATCTTTGATCCAAAGTTTTGTCGTAATGAACATGTCTTCACGTTTAACATTACTCGCTTTAATTGCATTGCCGACAGCGGTTTCATTTCTATATGCAGATGCCGTATCAATTAAGCGGTAACCGACCTCAAATGCGTCAAGCACAGCTCGCTCACATTCGGTCTGATCTTCAATTTGATATACGCCGAACCCTAAAATTGGCATATCAACATCATTATTTAGCTTTACTGTTTTCATATATACCTCTTTATTGTAAACGAAGCATCTATATTAATGTCGTTGAATGTATTATTTAGATAACTATTACTGAGATAATAGTACTGGATAATCTCATGATTTATTAAAATGACCATTACTATTGAATATTAACCTTTCGCATATATTCAACAATTTCGTCATATAACAATCGAACCCGCATCGGCACAGGACCTCTCTGGGGTCGATAAACATAAACATCCCAAGGGTTTGGGTCATAGTCTTTTAATATTTGGACTAATTTTTTTTGTTGAATATCCTCTTTCACCATCCAATCCGATAACTGGCCAAACCCAAGACCATCTAAGACAGCCAAATATTCCACTTCTGGATCATCAGTTCTAAATACAACATTGTCAGGGTGAAATTCAACATCATTCGCGAACATCCATGCCCAACCTCGTCCTGAATTAAAATCGATGGACTCAACGGCGGGTAATTTCTTTAGATCATAAATGTTTTTAGGAATACCATGTTTCTCAATAATTCCAGGTGCTGCAACAATATTAAAACAAACCTCATTGACTTTTTTCACAATAAAGCCATTGTTTTTGATGCGCCCGACTCTGATCCCTATATCAATTTGCTCATCTACCAAATGACTGAAACTATTTGATGACCGTAGGTCAATTTGTATTTGTGGGTATTTGTTTTTGAAGTCTCTCAACAATGGATAGAGGTAATCTCTTCCTATTGTGTTCGGCGTTGTTAAAGTGACAGTGCCACTTAATTCATCTTGATTTGCTTGTTGCTTTCCCAATTGAAAAACGTCATTCACCACATCAAGCGCATGACGAGCACTCGAAAGGAGCTGTTCTCCAAATTTAGTGATTTTAATTGTTCTGGTATTCCGATGAAATAAAAGCTCGCCATAGGTATCCTCCAGTGATTTAATCACTCGGGAAACTGTTTGAGGGGACATAGTTAATTTTACAGATGCATCTCTGAATGTTTTTGAGTCAGCAGCAACAACAAATACACGTAATAATTCTGTTTTAGAAAGCATCAATGTCATCCAAAGACTTATAACTTTGTGACAAATAACACCATGTTTCGGCTGTAACAACAATAGCAAATAACTGAACACATTTATGAGTAATATTCATGAATACGCCCCGCCATTATCTCATTAATCGAGATTATCAATCACGATTATATTTATTTTTATCTTCATGGAATTTTAATTAAATGAAGCCACATCGATAATAAGAGGTACTCACTGTGCACAATTTCACTTTTCATAACCCAACAATCCTTGATTTTGGAAAAGATAAAGAACAGCAGATCGGCCAACATCTGGCTGGTTTTGGCATCAAAAAAGTTCTGCTCACGTTTGGCAGTGACCGTATCAAAAAGGATGGTTTGTTCAATATAGTGACTACATCACTAAGCACGCATGGCATTGAATTCGTTGAGTGTGGTGGCATTATCAGTAATCCTGTACTGACCAAAGTTTATGAAGGCATCGAGATCGCTAAAAGCAATCGTGTAGATGCTGTATTGAGTGTTGGCGGCGGTTCTGTATTAGATAGTTCAAAAGCAATCGCGGCTGGTGTGCGATACGAAGGGGATGTTTGGGATCTGTTTTTAGGTAAAAGCCCTATTTCAGATGCGCTGCCTATTTTTGACATTCTGACACTGGCAGCAACAGGCAGTGAAATGAACTGCGGTGCCGTGGTTACTAACGAAAAAACAAAACAGAAATATGCGATCAACGCACCGGCTCTCTTTCCAAAAGTATCGGTAGTCAACCCAGCCCTGATGCAGACTGTGACAAAAGATTATCTGGTCTATTCAGCCGCAGACATTATTGCTCATACTATCGAGGGTTACTTCACCGCTACCGTGCAGCCACATTTTCAATCGCGCCTGGTTGAATCCATCATTAAAACAGTCATGGAAACCACTGAGTTACTCATTGCCGATCCACTGAATTATGGAGCACGCAGCGAGTTTGCCTGGGCATCAACACAAGCACTGAATGGTTTGATCTACTCTGGCACCACAGGTTTCAGTTATCCGAACCATATGATCGAACACTCTTTATCTGCACTTTATAACGTGCCTCATGGAGCTGGGCTATCGGTTGTCATGCCTGCCTGGATGAAATGGTATCACTCCCGAAACCCTGAGCAATTCACCCGTTTTGCAAAAGAAGTATTTGGTGTTTCAACTGCACAAGATGGTATTGCGGCATTTGAAGACTGGCTGAATAAGGTTGGCACACCAACAAAACTGGGGCAATTCGGCATTGATAAATCCGAAGCATCTACCATCCTTGAAAATGTGCTTGAACATGCCAGCTATTTCGGGATTGCGGATATATATACAAAAGAAGTCATGACTGAAATTCTGAATAACGCCTTCTAATTGATCCAATCTTATTTATGGCGCTAATCATCATTGATAGCGCCTTTTTTATTGTTACCACAAATTCCGTTAACAATACTGCAACAACTAAAGAGATCTATTATGCAAAAAAAATTTAATGCGTCACAAATGACGTTATTTATATTGTTAACGAGTTATTCCATGTTAGTGATTGATAATTCGATTGTTATTACCGGGCTTCCAACCATTCAGTCTCAGCTCGCGTTTACCCCTGAAAAATTATCATGGGTACAAAATGCCTATATGCTCTGTTTCGGTGGTTTTATGCTACTCGGCGCAAGAGCAGGAGACCTGTTCGGTAGTCTTAAAGTGTTTATGTTCGGTCTTTTGATCTTTACCGCGTCTTCACTTTTGATAAGCCTTTCTACTTCAGCTAATTTGCTAATTCTTGCCAGAGCAATTCAAGGCTTAGGCGCAGCAATCCTATCCCCAGCGACACTGACATTATTGACTAAAAACTTCAGCGAGGGAGCTGAGCGCAACAGAGCACTTGGTTGGTATGGCGCAATCGGTGGTATTACTGCAAGCTTAGGGTTAGTGGCAGGCGGTGTAATTGCCAACTATATTTCATGGCGCGCAGGTTTTTTCATCAACGTTCCCATCGGTATCTATCTAATGATAGTTGCACCAAAATACATTTCTGAAACAGAACGCCATCACGGTAAACTTGATTTATTGGGAGCCATATTGTCAATAATTAGTATGGTTTCATTAGTGTACGCATTAATTAATGCCGCTGAAGTCGGTTTCGATAATACCTACACAGAAATATTATTCACTGTTTTTGCTTTATCTATTTTTATTTTCATTCAACTCGAAAGAAAAATTGAACGCCCACTTCTACCATTGCATATCTTTTCAAATAAAGTCCGAAGTGGTGCTTATATTGCTCGGTTGCTCTTTACTGGTTCAGCAATGGGGTTCTTTTTTTATACAACCCAATACTTACAAACCATTTTACAACTGAATGCGTTTCAAGCCGGAATTGCCTTTTTCCCATCCATGATCGTAAATTTTTTAGGGGCTTTAGTCGCACCTCGTTTTGCACGAAAATTTGGTAATACCAACGTTCTATTAAGCACAATTTTCATCTCATTTATTGGGATGTTTTTACTGGGATTAGGTGTCGTTACAACGCATTTTTGGCTTGGCATTATGTTTCCCATGATCCTTGTTGGTTCTGGCATGGGGGCATCAATGGCGCTGTTAACCGTCTTTGGTGTTAGCAAAATTGCATCTGAAGATGCTGGGGCCGCATCTGGCGTTGTTGGTGTTGCACATCAAATAGGCGGCGCGCTGGGCATAGCACTACTTGTCGTTGTCTCTTCATTTTCAATGCATTCATCTGCCTCAGTAAACACTGGTTCTCTGTTACAAGGAATGAGTGATGCAATGTTTGCAGCCAGTGTTTTACTGGCCATGTCCTTCGTTGTCGTTTATTCATTCGTACCAAAAAAATGATGAATATGTCTCATAAGAGCTATCGGAAATCTGGTCATGAATAAATGGGAATTAAGATTAATAATCTTGTGATGAGTAGAAATAAAAACATTAATCATCGAGAGGTCAGATACAGATGAATAACAAAGAAGTAGTGATTTTAGCTGGTGCAGGTCAAATAGGAATGGCGATTGCCAGACGAGTCAGTTTTGGAAAAAAACTAATTATTGGTGATAAAAATCCAGACAACGCGAAAAACATCGCAAAAATAATGAATGATGCAGGCTTCGATGTTGAAGCAATTGAAATGGATTTATCATCCAGAGCATCCATCAAACAAATGATTGCTAAGTCGAAAGAATATGGCGACATTACTATGCTAATTAATTCTGCTGGTGTATCGCCAAGTCAGGCATCCACAGAAGTTGTGTTGAAAGTTGATTTATATGGTACTGCCGTTTTACTCGAGGAGGTTGGTAAAGAAATTGCCTCTGGCGGTGTTGGGGTCACGATATCAAGTCAATCCGGTCACCGGATGCCAGCACTTACCCCTGAAATTGATGCACAACTAGCTTTAACACCAACCGAAGAACTGCTTGATCTAGAGGTTTTACAACCACAAAACATCAAAGACTCACTTCATGCATATCAAATGGCCAAGCGCTGTAATGTTAAACGCGTTATGGCTGAAGCTGTGAAATGGGGTGAACGAGGTGCTCGCATTAACTCGATTTCTCCCGGTATTGTCGTAACGCCATTAGCTATTGATGAATTCAATGGTCCAAGAGGTGATTTCTATAAAAATATGTTCGCAAAATGCCCATCCGGTCGCCCGGGAACCGCAGACGAAATTGCTAATCTTGCAGAGTTGTTGATGAGCCCACAAGGTGCATTTATTACTGGCGCTGATTTCTTAATCGATGGTGGTGCGACTGCATCCTACTTTTATGGCCCGTTAAAACCATAAGATCAAACTGCAATCAAACGAGTAGTTAACGTCTTTGCTAGCATTGAGTTCGTTCTTATATTTAATTTTTCTTAAAAAAGAAACCGGCCATACACTCATGAAAACAACTCATAAGTGTATGGCGTTTTCGCCGGATTATGTCTGGTTTGTTTCTTGGTATCCTCTCGAATAAGATTTGGTTTTTATTTGCACAGATGAAAACCAACTATTTCTAATTACTCATTCAGGTCACTCATTCACCGAATGTTTTAGTCAATAGATGTGATAATTATATCAATAGGGTTTTCATGGATAATACGGCAGAAAATATAGTGCTTAAACCGGATGAATCATCAAAAGTAAAAACCAGCGTTTGGTTTTTACTGATATTAAGCGCCTTAATGGGCTTTACTTCGTTATCAACGGACATTTATTTACCGGCAATGCCCCAAATGGCTAAAGATCTGCAAGGTAATGTTGAATTAACCATTACTGGTTTTTTGCTGGGGTTCATGATTGCACAATTGATATGGGGGCCAATCAGTGATCACATTGGCAGACGAATTCCTCTGTTTATTGGCATGGTATTGTTTGTTATTGGATCTGTCGGTTGTGCGACTTCATACTCGCTTGAACAAATCGTGTTCTGGCGCGTCTTTCAGGCACTGGGTGCTTGTACTGGCCCCATGCTGGCCAGAGCGATGATCCGTGATTTGTATTCCCGCACCGAAGGTGCCCGAATGCTTTCTACCTTAACGATTATTATGGCGATCGCGCCAATTGTTGGGCCACTGATGGGTGGTCAAATTATCAAATTTTCGACCTGGCATAGTATATTTTGGTTATTAGTTTGTATTGGCTCGCTGATGTTTTGCTCATTATTCTGGTTGCCAGAAACATTAGCTATTAATAAAAGAACCAAGGCATCATTTAAATCTGTATTTGTAAACTATTATCGTCTACTGAAAAATAAAGCATTCATGAAGTTTACGCTTTGTGTGACTTTCTATTATGTCGGGGCCTATGCATTTATTACCGGTTCACCGGCGGTTTACATATCTTATTTTGGTGTTCCGGCTCAATATTATGGCTGGCTGTTTGCCTTAAATATTGTTGGTGTTATGGCGGTTAGTTTTGTAAACCGATCATTAGTCAGAACAGTGCCGTTACAAAAATTATTGCAAATTTCAACGCTGATTTCAGCGATGGCAATGATTATTATGGGAATCGCGGTAAAAATGAACGTTGGTGGTATGTATGTCATTATCGCAATGGCTTTCATCTTCTTTTCGATGAATGGGGTAATTGCCGCTTCATCGACAGCGGCAGCTTTGGATGAAGTGCCGCAAATCGCTGGTTCTGCATCTGCCTTAATCGGGTCGTTGCAATATGGCAGCGGAATAATTTCCTCTCTGCTACTTGCCTCGTTTACTAATGGTACCCCCTGGACAATGACCTGGATCATGCTGCTGTTTACTTGCGCAAGTGCACTGATTCTTAAGATCCGAACAGCAGAGAAATAGAATAATAATGAATTAAAAAATCCGCCTCCATAAAAGGCGGATTTTTAATCTGTCATAAAATGTAACCAACTTAGTAACACATTGGTTTAGACAATGATCCTACCTTC
This window contains:
- a CDS encoding nuclear transport factor 2 family protein gives rise to the protein MENEKEEIIKTISIYHESMVNQDIETLSEILSSDYYLVHITGYVQPKNEWFQVMKARTFDYHNINIQDLNIEVADSKSTATVTGDGIFKATIYGMDRPWYLCFTLHLNKRDNKWTISYAEYSN
- a CDS encoding SDR family oxidoreductase, whose protein sequence is MNNKEVVILAGAGQIGMAIARRVSFGKKLIIGDKNPDNAKNIAKIMNDAGFDVEAIEMDLSSRASIKQMIAKSKEYGDITMLINSAGVSPSQASTEVVLKVDLYGTAVLLEEVGKEIASGGVGVTISSQSGHRMPALTPEIDAQLALTPTEELLDLEVLQPQNIKDSLHAYQMAKRCNVKRVMAEAVKWGERGARINSISPGIVVTPLAIDEFNGPRGDFYKNMFAKCPSGRPGTADEIANLAELLMSPQGAFITGADFLIDGGATASYFYGPLKP
- a CDS encoding MFS transporter gives rise to the protein MQKKFNASQMTLFILLTSYSMLVIDNSIVITGLPTIQSQLAFTPEKLSWVQNAYMLCFGGFMLLGARAGDLFGSLKVFMFGLLIFTASSLLISLSTSANLLILARAIQGLGAAILSPATLTLLTKNFSEGAERNRALGWYGAIGGITASLGLVAGGVIANYISWRAGFFINVPIGIYLMIVAPKYISETERHHGKLDLLGAILSIISMVSLVYALINAAEVGFDNTYTEILFTVFALSIFIFIQLERKIERPLLPLHIFSNKVRSGAYIARLLFTGSAMGFFFYTTQYLQTILQLNAFQAGIAFFPSMIVNFLGALVAPRFARKFGNTNVLLSTIFISFIGMFLLGLGVVTTHFWLGIMFPMILVGSGMGASMALLTVFGVSKIASEDAGAASGVVGVAHQIGGALGIALLVVVSSFSMHSSASVNTGSLLQGMSDAMFAASVLLAMSFVVVYSFVPKK
- a CDS encoding multidrug effflux MFS transporter; the protein is MDNTAENIVLKPDESSKVKTSVWFLLILSALMGFTSLSTDIYLPAMPQMAKDLQGNVELTITGFLLGFMIAQLIWGPISDHIGRRIPLFIGMVLFVIGSVGCATSYSLEQIVFWRVFQALGACTGPMLARAMIRDLYSRTEGARMLSTLTIIMAIAPIVGPLMGGQIIKFSTWHSIFWLLVCIGSLMFCSLFWLPETLAINKRTKASFKSVFVNYYRLLKNKAFMKFTLCVTFYYVGAYAFITGSPAVYISYFGVPAQYYGWLFALNIVGVMAVSFVNRSLVRTVPLQKLLQISTLISAMAMIIMGIAVKMNVGGMYVIIAMAFIFFSMNGVIAASSTAAALDEVPQIAGSASALIGSLQYGSGIISSLLLASFTNGTPWTMTWIMLLFTCASALILKIRTAEK
- a CDS encoding aldo/keto reductase — translated: MKTVKLNNDVDMPILGFGVYQIEDQTECERAVLDAFEVGYRLIDTASAYRNETAVGNAIKASNVKREDMFITTKLWIKDTGYENTLRAFDKSLEKLQLDYLDLYLIHQPFNDVYGSWRAMEKLYKEGRIKAIGVSNFQMDRLVDLMVYNEIPPAVNQIEIHPFHQRFDDVNYMKANGVQAEAWAPFAEGKNNLFENDIIASLASKYQKTVAQVVLRSLIQRDIVVIPKSSKRVRMAENFDVFDFEISESDMDLLKAIDKKESSFFSHRDPEIVKWMSSFVRD
- a CDS encoding iron-containing alcohol dehydrogenase: MHNFTFHNPTILDFGKDKEQQIGQHLAGFGIKKVLLTFGSDRIKKDGLFNIVTTSLSTHGIEFVECGGIISNPVLTKVYEGIEIAKSNRVDAVLSVGGGSVLDSSKAIAAGVRYEGDVWDLFLGKSPISDALPIFDILTLAATGSEMNCGAVVTNEKTKQKYAINAPALFPKVSVVNPALMQTVTKDYLVYSAADIIAHTIEGYFTATVQPHFQSRLVESIIKTVMETTELLIADPLNYGARSEFAWASTQALNGLIYSGTTGFSYPNHMIEHSLSALYNVPHGAGLSVVMPAWMKWYHSRNPEQFTRFAKEVFGVSTAQDGIAAFEDWLNKVGTPTKLGQFGIDKSEASTILENVLEHASYFGIADIYTKEVMTEILNNAF
- a CDS encoding LysR substrate-binding domain-containing protein translates to MLSKTELLRVFVVAADSKTFRDASVKLTMSPQTVSRVIKSLEDTYGELLFHRNTRTIKITKFGEQLLSSARHALDVVNDVFQLGKQQANQDELSGTVTLTTPNTIGRDYLYPLLRDFKNKYPQIQIDLRSSNSFSHLVDEQIDIGIRVGRIKNNGFIVKKVNEVCFNIVAAPGIIEKHGIPKNIYDLKKLPAVESIDFNSGRGWAWMFANDVEFHPDNVVFRTDDPEVEYLAVLDGLGFGQLSDWMVKEDIQQKKLVQILKDYDPNPWDVYVYRPQRGPVPMRVRLLYDEIVEYMRKVNIQ